One window of the Pedobacter ginsengisoli genome contains the following:
- a CDS encoding type II secretion system protein J, protein MNLNKKFPGFTLMEVTIAMLIAAVTIAITFTAYRIVSGSYFSFNKKQEKVATLTTIDKLLKQDFIKARTIVKTSDGVFFEVNDGIITYSFKDSYILRDQFSLGIDTFKLQVNDLNCSFENEVAEEGREVDLLSFKTQLDGDLIPMQYQKIYSAQDLF, encoded by the coding sequence ATGAACCTTAACAAGAAATTTCCGGGCTTTACTTTAATGGAGGTAACCATTGCGATGCTGATTGCAGCTGTTACTATTGCCATTACTTTTACTGCATACCGGATTGTAAGTGGCTCTTATTTTAGTTTTAACAAAAAACAGGAAAAGGTTGCTACATTAACTACAATTGATAAGCTGCTGAAGCAGGATTTTATTAAGGCAAGGACAATTGTTAAAACCTCTGATGGTGTTTTTTTTGAAGTAAATGATGGAATTATTACTTATAGTTTTAAAGATAGTTACATCCTGAGGGATCAGTTCTCTTTGGGAATTGATACATTTAAACTTCAGGTAAATGATTTAAACTGTTCATTTGAAAATGAAGTGGCAGAGGAGGGGAGGGAAGTTGACCTGCTGAGTTTCAAAACACAATTGGATGGAGATTTAATCCCTATGCAATACCAAAAGATTTATAGCGCTCAAGATTTATTTTAG
- a CDS encoding type II secretion system F family protein, translating into MSSIDISRYQKKKQQPKGKQEGKDIFAFLNKEISFGGKQVSDKKKEGLYVELSTLLLSGIDLRTALELILVDQEQAKDKALFEGIRQRILAGLALSEALKETERFSDYEYYSIRIGEETGKLGEVLTDLAKYYKSKIQQRRKIVSAVTYPAIVLLSSLGAVFFMIKFVVPMFADVFLRFGGKLPWITAAIISFSGWFDRYFIFLILFFAGLFVLYFLKRKSGWFRDFSSNLLLRIPVVGDLVKKIYLARFANTMRLLVSTDTPLLRSIALVRQMINYYPIETSLLKVEQDILHGESLHKSLSAFSFYPAKMIQLIKVGEEVNRMDYFFEKIATQYTEEVEYKTNTISSLLEPLIIIFLGLVVGIILIAMYLPMFQMSNSF; encoded by the coding sequence ATGTCATCAATAGATATATCCCGGTATCAGAAAAAGAAGCAGCAGCCAAAAGGCAAGCAGGAGGGTAAGGATATTTTTGCTTTCTTAAATAAGGAGATCAGTTTTGGAGGCAAGCAGGTTTCTGATAAAAAGAAAGAGGGATTGTATGTTGAGTTGAGTACATTACTGCTGTCCGGCATCGATTTAAGAACAGCTCTGGAACTGATCCTTGTTGATCAGGAACAGGCAAAAGATAAAGCATTATTTGAGGGTATAAGGCAAAGAATCCTCGCCGGACTGGCCTTATCAGAGGCTTTAAAGGAAACGGAGCGGTTTAGTGATTACGAATATTACAGCATTCGAATAGGAGAAGAAACAGGTAAACTTGGTGAAGTATTGACGGATCTGGCTAAGTATTACAAGAGTAAGATTCAGCAGCGCCGAAAAATTGTGAGTGCAGTTACTTATCCTGCAATAGTTTTGCTTTCTTCGTTGGGTGCTGTATTCTTTATGATCAAGTTTGTGGTTCCCATGTTTGCTGATGTTTTTTTAAGGTTTGGAGGGAAGCTCCCATGGATCACTGCTGCTATAATTAGCTTTTCGGGATGGTTTGATAGGTATTTTATCTTTTTAATACTATTTTTTGCGGGTTTGTTTGTGCTATACTTCCTTAAGCGTAAATCTGGTTGGTTCAGGGATTTTTCTTCAAATTTGCTGTTAAGAATACCTGTTGTTGGGGATTTGGTTAAGAAAATATATCTGGCCCGTTTTGCAAATACCATGCGCTTACTGGTTAGTACAGATACGCCTTTGCTACGTTCAATAGCTTTAGTAAGGCAAATGATTAACTATTACCCAATTGAAACTTCGCTTTTAAAGGTTGAACAGGATATTTTGCATGGCGAATCGTTGCATAAAAGTTTGTCTGCTTTTTCGTTTTATCCGGCTAAGATGATCCAGTTGATTAAGGTAGGTGAAGAAGTAAACCGAATGGATTATTTTTTCGAGAAAATAGCTACTCAATATACTGAGGAAGTGGAATATAAAACCAATACCATTAGCAGTTTATTGGAGCCTTTAATTATTATTTTCCTTGGTTTGGTAGTAGGAATAATATTAATTGCGATGTACCTGCCAATGTTCCAGATGAGCAATAGTTTTTAA
- a CDS encoding toxin-antitoxin system YwqK family antitoxin: protein MSKLNKRISFLVMALVLVVNLAMGQYSSKDFLTHKIIVNHDNYTVVAYVKPTHKIYVESDRLYYWFSTNLIKSTQGGYSGKLLNGRYQEFFLNKNLKEWGAFSAGLKTGKWKSWDEAGKLKEEYCWDSGKKNGAYSKYDSVGRIAEKGKYRNDLLNGKQTVIIGDSTKINYFKKGKPTEKPHFIPKFIRDIFSKKNTKNTENQTQL, encoded by the coding sequence ATGAGTAAATTAAATAAACGCATCTCTTTTTTAGTAATGGCATTAGTCCTTGTTGTCAATCTGGCAATGGGACAGTATTCTAGTAAAGATTTTCTAACCCATAAAATAATAGTCAATCATGATAATTATACCGTAGTAGCTTATGTTAAACCTACACATAAGATTTATGTTGAATCTGATAGATTGTATTATTGGTTTTCAACTAATCTAATCAAGTCTACCCAGGGAGGGTATAGTGGTAAGTTGTTGAATGGTCGTTATCAGGAGTTTTTTTTAAATAAGAATTTGAAAGAATGGGGCGCATTTAGTGCCGGATTAAAGACTGGAAAATGGAAAAGCTGGGATGAGGCCGGTAAATTAAAAGAAGAATACTGTTGGGATTCCGGCAAAAAAAATGGTGCTTATTCAAAGTACGATTCAGTAGGAAGAATTGCTGAAAAAGGGAAATATCGTAATGATTTGCTAAATGGCAAGCAAACCGTTATCATTGGCGACAGCACTAAGATAAACTACTTCAAAAAAGGAAAACCAACAGAGAAGCCCCACTTTATTCCAAAATTCATAAGAGACATTTTTTCTAAGAAGAACACAAAAAATACAGAAAATCAAACTCAGTTATAA
- a CDS encoding tail fiber protein — MKINFLSKILIICLLSSLCYQSKTSAQTNTFPTTGRVGIGVTNPIYPLTVMVPSNSNALSVTNGTTGLIIQTISTTTQNAGIVGAYNGLYNDLDIRSTNVVGGQLYLKTTGNVGIGTTSPTEKLSVKGKIRAQEIKVEAADWPDYVFAKDYELVSLEQTEKHIEEKGHLPGIPSAKEVKANGVDLGEMNAKLLQKIEELTLYLIEIKKENDEQKKDILYLKSKIK; from the coding sequence ATGAAAATAAATTTTCTTTCCAAAATTTTAATTATCTGTTTGTTATCAAGTTTGTGTTATCAATCGAAGACAAGTGCCCAAACCAATACTTTTCCTACTACGGGAAGGGTTGGAATTGGTGTAACAAATCCGATTTATCCTTTAACCGTTATGGTTCCGTCTAATTCAAACGCTTTGAGTGTAACAAATGGAACAACAGGGCTAATTATACAAACTATATCAACTACTACTCAGAATGCGGGAATTGTCGGTGCATATAATGGTCTGTACAATGATTTGGATATAAGAAGTACTAATGTAGTAGGAGGACAATTGTATTTGAAAACAACAGGTAATGTGGGTATTGGAACAACATCTCCAACAGAGAAACTCTCTGTAAAGGGAAAGATAAGAGCCCAGGAAATTAAAGTAGAAGCAGCTGACTGGCCGGACTACGTTTTTGCAAAGGATTATGAGCTAGTATCATTAGAACAAACAGAAAAGCACATTGAAGAGAAAGGTCACTTGCCTGGAATTCCTTCAGCTAAAGAGGTAAAAGCCAATGGAGTTGATTTGGGTGAGATGAATGCCAAGCTTTTACAGAAAATTGAGGAGCTTACTTTATACTTAATAGAAATAAAGAAAGAAAATGATGAGCAAAAGAAAGACATATTATATCTAAAATCTAAAATTAAATAG
- a CDS encoding RHS repeat domain-containing protein produces the protein MTRGMLTASKTNVLGTANMLWTVNYYDDEGRIIKVFDQHYKGSTLVAGNYDEITNLYDFTGAVISSIRSHKVASAEQVKVLTEYEYDHTGRKTNTWQTINSNPRVLMSQLVYNELGQLFKKNLHSTNNGVNFLQTITYTYNERGWLLNASAPKLDVKLRYQIPTKGAAAQFNGNISEFEYTGEKSGNRWFKYTYDKINRLTNSVYSTTSELDEVIAYDKAGNISSLKRGPAASTPIAYTYANAGLSNQLSGVTGGLTGIFTYNTNGSAISDGTRGITSITYNQLNLPATVTGSQTATYVYDAVGTKVKSTQAGTIREYISGIHYKNNVLDLIATEEGRAVRSPIDGSYRYEYNLKDNLGNIRVSFDDNGGTARVIQEDEYYAFGLNRQKFLSGDKNNYLYNGKEEQEVLTDEYDYGARFYDPMIGRWNVIDPLAEKNRRFSPYVYVDNNPLRFIDPDGMEKKDWFVNNLTGQVLYVKGQSKITQGTLDKMNYGTKPSDYERLGADDMFGSKVSEGIEKNILNRDAYFVGNSEGFMKGKGYEKVERATVQESQLTSGGNIGEERIKSTITEIEQVGDAKLSYVKADMVNKKVELKESSNSGAWSSISRARYDINKPVGQSIRSTAYFYENRSPVGSQSGSMATFINEVIKVFKAVF, from the coding sequence ATGACACGGGGTATGCTTACTGCCAGTAAAACAAACGTTCTTGGAACAGCAAATATGCTTTGGACAGTTAATTACTACGATGATGAGGGCCGGATAATTAAAGTCTTTGACCAACATTACAAGGGCAGTACATTAGTGGCAGGTAACTATGATGAAATCACAAATTTGTATGATTTTACCGGTGCTGTAATTTCAAGTATCAGAAGCCATAAAGTAGCCAGCGCAGAGCAGGTTAAGGTGCTCACAGAATATGAATATGATCATACTGGAAGAAAAACCAATACCTGGCAAACTATTAATTCTAATCCACGTGTTTTAATGTCGCAATTGGTATATAATGAGTTAGGACAGCTTTTTAAGAAAAACTTGCACTCAACTAATAATGGTGTCAACTTTTTGCAAACCATTACTTATACCTATAATGAGCGTGGCTGGTTATTAAATGCAAGTGCGCCAAAACTCGACGTAAAATTACGGTATCAAATTCCAACCAAAGGAGCAGCCGCTCAATTTAATGGTAATATTTCTGAGTTTGAATATACAGGAGAAAAGAGTGGTAATCGTTGGTTTAAATATACTTACGACAAGATCAACAGATTAACCAATTCTGTTTATAGTACAACAAGTGAACTGGATGAGGTTATTGCATATGATAAAGCTGGTAATATAAGTTCTTTGAAACGAGGGCCTGCAGCAAGTACTCCAATTGCCTATACCTATGCAAATGCTGGTCTGAGCAATCAATTATCAGGTGTAACGGGAGGTCTTACAGGGATTTTTACCTACAATACTAATGGTAGTGCCATCAGCGATGGAACAAGGGGTATTACCTCTATAACATATAATCAGTTGAATCTGCCAGCTACGGTTACGGGAAGTCAAACTGCAACTTACGTTTATGATGCTGTTGGTACAAAGGTCAAATCAACTCAGGCTGGGACGATAAGGGAGTATATTAGTGGTATTCATTATAAAAATAATGTACTTGATCTCATTGCAACGGAAGAAGGTCGTGCGGTGCGAAGCCCAATAGATGGAAGTTACCGATATGAATATAACCTTAAAGATAATTTGGGTAATATCAGGGTATCTTTTGATGATAATGGAGGAACTGCAAGGGTAATACAGGAGGATGAGTATTATGCATTTGGGTTAAACAGGCAAAAATTCTTATCTGGTGATAAAAATAATTATCTTTATAATGGAAAGGAAGAACAGGAGGTTCTAACTGATGAGTATGATTATGGAGCTAGATTTTATGATCCGATGATTGGAAGGTGGAATGTGATTGATCCACTGGCTGAAAAGAATAGAAGATTCTCCCCATATGTTTATGTAGATAACAATCCACTTAGATTCATTGATCCTGATGGGATGGAGAAAAAAGACTGGTTTGTTAATAATTTAACAGGACAAGTACTATATGTTAAGGGGCAATCTAAAATTACACAAGGAACACTAGATAAGATGAACTATGGAACGAAACCGAGTGATTACGAAAGACTTGGTGCCGATGATATGTTTGGTAGTAAAGTTTCCGAAGGAATAGAGAAAAATATTCTAAATAGAGACGCATATTTTGTTGGAAATTCCGAGGGCTTTATGAAAGGAAAAGGATATGAAAAGGTTGAAAGAGCTACAGTCCAAGAAAGCCAACTTACAAGTGGCGGAAATATAGGGGAGGAAAGAATAAAGTCAACGATCACAGAAATTGAACAGGTTGGTGATGCTAAATTATCTTACGTAAAAGCAGATATGGTTAATAAAAAAGTTGAATTGAAAGAAAGCAGTAACTCTGGTGCATGGAGCTCTATTTCAAGAGCAAGATATGATATTAATAAACCCGTTGGGCAAAGTATAAGGTCAACAGCTTATTTTTACGAAAACAGATCCCCTGTAGGGTCACAGAGTGGATCCATGGCAACATTTATTAATGAAGTGATTAAGGTCTTTAAAGCAGTTTTTTAA
- a CDS encoding type IV pilin protein, with protein MNVQILNKKLKAYTLTEILVVLVIIGILVLLALPNLLPLITKAKSTEAKVQLEHLSTLQKTYFYEKSKYSSDLIEIGFIQEKLTTDGKDGRANYKIEIVKATNNAFLARATAVTDFDGDGTLNVWEIDQDKNLKEVVAD; from the coding sequence ATGAATGTGCAGATCTTAAATAAAAAACTCAAAGCCTATACCCTTACAGAAATACTGGTAGTACTTGTAATTATAGGAATTCTTGTGCTTTTAGCACTTCCTAACCTTTTGCCATTAATTACCAAAGCAAAATCAACCGAAGCAAAAGTACAGTTGGAGCATCTTTCGACCCTACAAAAGACCTATTTCTACGAAAAGTCCAAATATAGCTCTGATCTAATAGAAATAGGTTTTATCCAGGAAAAACTAACTACAGATGGCAAAGATGGAAGAGCCAACTATAAAATCGAAATTGTAAAAGCAACAAACAACGCCTTCCTTGCTCGTGCAACTGCCGTTACAGATTTCGACGGTGATGGAACCTTGAATGTCTGGGAAATTGATCAGGATAAAAATCTGAAGGAAGTAGTGGCAGATTAA
- a CDS encoding efflux RND transporter permease subunit produces the protein MKDVNKEFGPSSWAIDNRTAIYVFTCILILAGYFSYNSLPKENFPEVVIPKIFVQTVYPGTSPANMENLITKQLEKEIRGTLGLKKITSNSFQDFSFITAEFNTGVDIKDAKQRVKDAVDKAKTDLPSDLPDDPVIMDINLSDLPIMYINISGDYDLKKLKEYADDIEDRVEGLKEIAGVDIVGALEPEIQINVDLRKMESAQISFDDIGNSVRAENLTISGGSVKMDGMQRTLNVKKEFVNAEELGNMIVKSQAGGSVYLKDIAEVKDSFKEQNSYARLYGKNVITLNVRKRSGENLIEASDKINAMLKEMKGTLLPSKLDITITGDQSDQTRITLHDLINTIIIGFILVTLILMFFMGVTNALFVALSVPLSMFIAFLSMPVLGGVFDFNFTMNMMVLFSFLLGLGIVVDDAIVVVENTHRIFDNGKVPIVQAAKMATGEVFMPVLSGTLTTLAPFFPLLFWPGIIGEFMYFLPVTLIVTLSASLVVAYIINPVFAVDFMKPHDDHEDQKPRFDRKVKRTLLVFAGMALLGYLINIGFGNFIVLLALLYLLNHFFLTGVIKKFQTVVWPKAINKYHSLLTWALKRPRTMIWSTVALFFFTMILVNIIPPRVVFFPAADPNFVYVYIELPVGTDQAYTNKIVEKVEQRVEKVVGRRNPDVSSIISNVTVGVTDPQGEDQGEYTNKGKVTVAFVAYGKRTGERTVNYLGKIREAVKGIPGAQISVAQEQGGPPTAKPISIEITGDDLDSIAVTSDRLKKYLDSRQIAGVEELKSDFQNNKPEVIFDIDRERANREWISTGQVGLALRTALYGKEVSKYRDINEDYEINVRAREDQRNNLEALRNMKITYRDMAMNGVIRQVPISSFANIDYINTYGGIKRKQQKRIIILSSNVLSAYNANEVVANIQREINEFKAPAGVEIKMAGEQEEQMETAAFLGTALISALFIILIILVLQFNSISKPVVILSEILFSIIGVLLGVTIFGMELSIVMTGLGIVALAGIVVRNGILLVEFADLMVSQGMEVREAVIEAGRTRMTPVLLTATATMLGLIPLAVGLNLDFVTLFTEFNPHLYFGGDNVAFWGPLSWTIIFGLSFATFLTLVLVPCMYLVADKNSKKIKQWFKK, from the coding sequence ATGAAAGACGTCAATAAAGAATTCGGCCCATCCAGTTGGGCTATAGATAACCGCACAGCGATATATGTGTTTACATGTATCCTGATTCTGGCGGGGTATTTTTCTTATAACAGTTTGCCAAAAGAGAATTTTCCGGAAGTTGTAATCCCTAAAATATTTGTGCAAACCGTATACCCCGGAACCTCGCCTGCAAACATGGAGAACCTGATTACAAAGCAGCTCGAAAAAGAAATAAGGGGAACACTTGGCTTAAAAAAGATCACCTCCAATTCCTTTCAGGATTTCTCCTTTATTACTGCAGAGTTTAATACCGGGGTTGATATAAAGGATGCGAAACAGCGGGTTAAAGATGCCGTTGATAAAGCAAAAACAGACCTCCCGTCGGATTTGCCCGATGACCCCGTTATTATGGACATCAACCTCTCTGACCTTCCCATTATGTACATCAACATATCAGGAGATTATGACCTCAAAAAACTAAAAGAGTATGCTGATGATATTGAGGACAGGGTAGAGGGGCTTAAAGAAATTGCCGGAGTAGATATTGTGGGTGCCCTGGAACCGGAGATCCAGATCAATGTAGACCTCCGCAAAATGGAATCGGCACAAATTTCATTTGATGATATCGGAAATTCAGTAAGGGCCGAAAACCTGACCATATCTGGAGGTTCAGTAAAAATGGATGGGATGCAACGTACCTTAAATGTGAAAAAGGAATTTGTAAATGCCGAGGAATTGGGCAATATGATTGTGAAATCGCAGGCTGGGGGTTCTGTTTACTTAAAGGATATTGCCGAAGTAAAAGACTCCTTTAAAGAGCAAAACAGCTATGCACGCCTGTATGGAAAAAACGTAATTACGTTAAATGTACGTAAACGCAGTGGCGAAAACCTGATCGAGGCATCCGATAAGATCAATGCCATGCTTAAGGAAATGAAAGGTACCTTATTGCCTTCTAAACTGGATATTACCATTACCGGAGACCAGTCTGACCAGACCAGGATTACGCTGCACGATCTGATCAATACCATCATCATCGGTTTTATTCTGGTTACCTTAATCCTGATGTTCTTTATGGGTGTAACAAATGCATTGTTTGTTGCCTTGTCTGTCCCGCTTTCCATGTTCATCGCATTCCTCTCCATGCCCGTCCTCGGGGGAGTGTTCGATTTCAATTTTACCATGAACATGATGGTGCTGTTCTCCTTCCTGCTTGGGTTAGGGATTGTTGTGGATGACGCCATTGTGGTGGTAGAGAATACACACCGGATTTTTGACAACGGCAAGGTGCCAATAGTACAGGCCGCCAAAATGGCAACCGGAGAGGTTTTTATGCCCGTGTTATCCGGAACATTAACTACGCTTGCACCCTTCTTTCCACTATTGTTCTGGCCGGGAATTATTGGAGAGTTTATGTATTTCCTACCGGTTACGCTTATTGTAACGCTCTCTGCCTCATTGGTGGTGGCTTACATTATTAATCCGGTTTTTGCGGTCGACTTTATGAAGCCACATGATGATCATGAAGACCAGAAGCCAAGGTTCGACAGAAAGGTAAAACGGACCCTTCTTGTCTTTGCCGGAATGGCGCTGCTGGGCTACCTCATTAACATAGGCTTTGGTAATTTTATTGTACTGCTTGCCTTGTTGTATCTGTTAAATCACTTCTTTTTAACAGGTGTAATCAAAAAATTCCAGACTGTAGTATGGCCAAAAGCAATAAATAAGTACCATAGTTTGCTTACCTGGGCACTAAAACGTCCGCGAACTATGATATGGAGCACGGTAGCCCTGTTTTTCTTTACCATGATTCTGGTAAATATTATACCGCCAAGGGTGGTGTTTTTCCCGGCTGCCGATCCGAATTTTGTGTATGTATATATAGAATTGCCTGTGGGTACAGATCAGGCCTACACTAATAAAATTGTAGAAAAGGTGGAGCAAAGGGTAGAAAAGGTAGTGGGCCGAAGAAATCCTGATGTATCTTCCATCATCTCCAATGTAACGGTAGGTGTAACCGATCCGCAGGGCGAAGATCAGGGCGAGTACACCAACAAAGGGAAAGTTACTGTTGCCTTTGTGGCTTACGGGAAAAGAACCGGCGAGCGTACTGTAAATTATCTGGGCAAAATCCGCGAAGCGGTAAAAGGGATTCCAGGTGCTCAAATTTCGGTAGCGCAGGAGCAGGGAGGGCCGCCAACGGCAAAACCAATTAGTATAGAAATTACGGGGGATGACCTGGATTCTATCGCAGTAACTTCAGATCGCTTAAAAAAATACCTGGATAGCCGGCAAATTGCCGGGGTGGAAGAACTTAAGTCTGATTTTCAAAATAATAAACCTGAGGTTATTTTTGATATCGACAGAGAGCGTGCAAATCGGGAATGGATATCAACAGGTCAGGTTGGCCTTGCTTTGCGTACTGCACTGTATGGTAAAGAAGTTTCGAAATATAGGGACATAAATGAGGATTATGAGATCAATGTTCGCGCCAGAGAAGATCAAAGGAACAACCTGGAAGCACTGCGAAATATGAAAATTACCTACCGTGATATGGCAATGAACGGTGTTATAAGGCAAGTACCTATATCATCTTTCGCAAATATAGATTATATCAATACTTATGGAGGCATCAAGCGCAAGCAGCAAAAACGAATCATTATTCTGTCGTCAAATGTACTTTCAGCGTATAATGCGAACGAGGTTGTGGCCAATATTCAGCGAGAGATCAATGAATTTAAAGCACCTGCAGGTGTTGAAATAAAAATGGCGGGTGAGCAGGAAGAGCAAATGGAAACAGCCGCTTTTTTAGGAACGGCTTTAATCAGTGCTTTGTTTATCATCCTCATTATTCTGGTGCTGCAATTTAACTCCATTAGTAAGCCTGTGGTTATTTTAAGTGAGATCCTGTTTAGTATTATCGGGGTATTGCTGGGGGTTACCATCTTCGGGATGGAGTTGTCTATTGTAATGACAGGACTCGGCATTGTTGCCCTGGCAGGAATTGTAGTGAGGAACGGGATTTTGCTTGTCGAATTTGCCGATCTGATGGTTAGTCAGGGGATGGAAGTAAGAGAGGCAGTTATCGAAGCCGGCCGCACCAGGATGACACCGGTACTACTTACCGCTACTGCAACCATGCTGGGGCTTATTCCGCTTGCGGTAGGGTTGAATCTTGATTTCGTGACTTTGTTTACAGAGTTTAACCCGCATCTTTATTTTGGAGGTGATAACGTAGCCTTCTGGGGGCCACTATCATGGACCATTATCTTCGGTTTAAGTTTCGCCACTTTCTTAACCCTGGTTTTGGTTCCATGTATGTACCTTGTTGCCGATAAGAATTCTAAGAAGATAAAACAGTGGTTTAAAAAGTAG
- a CDS encoding type II secretion system protein J, translating into MAKLISNKVNASTLLEVIVAMVIIMVVFVIATGIYTNVIKSSPSIKQQQARALSAGIIRQSKIDHDWTEIQVQVDSITLQKEVLPYEGYTDLMLIKVTAKEQGKEIGLVKQIVKRIEDEP; encoded by the coding sequence ATGGCTAAATTAATATCAAATAAAGTAAATGCATCTACTTTACTGGAGGTAATTGTAGCCATGGTGATCATCATGGTTGTATTTGTTATTGCAACAGGCATTTATACCAATGTAATTAAATCTTCACCGTCAATAAAACAACAGCAGGCCAGGGCACTCTCAGCCGGTATTATACGGCAAAGTAAAATAGATCATGATTGGACAGAAATTCAGGTGCAGGTTGATAGTATCACTTTACAAAAAGAGGTTCTTCCATACGAGGGATATACTGATTTGATGCTAATTAAAGTTACGGCCAAAGAGCAGGGAAAGGAAATAGGTCTTGTAAAGCAAATTGTTAAACGTATTGAAGATGAACCTTAA
- a CDS encoding DUF6443 domain-containing protein, whose amino-acid sequence MKKLLTIFLIFFSCLSNIQAQVQHLSLDTYDNQREITATGSITFTNGFTVPAGTSFSAYITPPGGNCQQSLYTTNRNFNYIITHNVRRPGIVNPSDSTNLVCQVNTVIDYMDGQGRSVGSIAVKGSPSLASVFQLKDYNDLGLEKTQYLPYTKSGEFGFLRPNVTDLSSFYTNQVNVVHTPYPFSETVYEPSPLRRLEEQGAPGDYWQLGTSSSPNKGHTITYVEDNHKREALYKVAIDNVTGARTLTRKDNNELYPIDALTRVVTRDENNNNSYNYAGTSLECKDREGRVVLKRTYNQNGAVVDTLSTYYVYDDFGNLSFVLPPKAEPDKNVAIPQTTLDNLCYQYRYDGRRRLTAKKLPGKGWEYMVYNKRDQLILTQDAEQRNKAPQEWAAVKYDVMGREIIKGIYLHPGSTAGTDNLNTVQNLANAVNVYWEGKVTTGNGYTNSAFPTALTTTLSINYYDDYNFPGGNPYPYTEGGE is encoded by the coding sequence ATGAAAAAGCTCTTAACTATTTTTTTAATTTTCTTTAGCTGTCTAAGTAACATTCAGGCTCAGGTTCAACATCTCTCGTTAGACACGTATGATAACCAAAGGGAAATTACAGCAACGGGGAGTATTACGTTTACAAATGGGTTTACTGTACCTGCTGGCACAAGTTTTAGCGCCTATATCACTCCCCCCGGAGGCAATTGTCAGCAAAGTTTGTATACAACCAATAGAAATTTTAATTATATAATTACCCACAACGTTAGAAGACCTGGAATTGTAAATCCTTCTGATTCTACAAATCTGGTTTGTCAGGTAAATACGGTCATTGATTATATGGATGGTCAGGGAAGATCAGTAGGGAGTATTGCAGTGAAAGGAAGTCCGAGTCTTGCAAGTGTATTTCAGCTGAAAGACTATAATGATCTCGGATTAGAAAAGACTCAATATTTACCTTATACCAAATCAGGAGAATTTGGATTTTTACGCCCAAATGTTACCGATTTATCTAGTTTTTATACAAATCAGGTGAATGTAGTTCATACACCATATCCTTTTTCGGAAACGGTTTATGAACCCTCGCCTCTAAGAAGACTTGAAGAGCAGGGAGCTCCCGGAGATTACTGGCAATTGGGTACTTCTTCAAGCCCAAATAAAGGGCATACCATTACATATGTAGAAGATAACCATAAGCGTGAGGCACTCTATAAGGTAGCAATTGACAATGTAACAGGAGCCCGTACACTAACTCGAAAAGACAATAATGAACTTTATCCGATAGATGCGCTTACAAGAGTAGTTACTCGTGATGAAAATAATAACAATTCATATAACTATGCTGGCACTTCACTAGAATGTAAGGATAGAGAGGGAAGGGTGGTTTTAAAAAGGACTTATAATCAGAATGGAGCTGTGGTGGATACATTATCTACTTATTATGTGTATGATGATTTTGGTAATCTCAGTTTTGTACTCCCTCCTAAAGCAGAACCAGATAAAAATGTTGCCATACCTCAAACAACTCTTGATAATCTCTGCTATCAATATCGTTATGATGGACGAAGAAGATTGACTGCAAAGAAGTTACCAGGGAAAGGCTGGGAATATATGGTTTACAATAAACGGGACCAGTTGATTTTGACACAGGATGCAGAACAAAGAAATAAAGCACCTCAGGAATGGGCAGCAGTTAAATATGACGTAATGGGTCGAGAAATTATTAAAGGTATTTATCTTCACCCGGGAAGTACAGCTGGAACAGACAATTTAAACACTGTTCAGAATTTAGCTAATGCGGTTAATGTATACTGGGAAGGCAAAGTGACCACAGGAAACGGCTATACAAATTCGGCATTTCCTACTGCTTTGACTACCACATTGTCTATTAACTATTATGATGACTACAATTTTCCCGGAGGGAATCCATATCCTTATACAGAAGGGGGGGAATGA